From a single Rutidosis leptorrhynchoides isolate AG116_Rl617_1_P2 chromosome 5, CSIRO_AGI_Rlap_v1, whole genome shotgun sequence genomic region:
- the LOC139848565 gene encoding uncharacterized protein, with protein MEFPPLLEGVARQWFNNLPTPAISCYDDLRTSFLLNFHNMRATRRTHVECHDIKHERGESLGQFIDRYCQEVARIPNCTESLKLYGFIHGICRERHVMLWQRLRKRPPETLAEALREAHEHMRAEEDTTRYSSYKGSGNGRRDGYDSPRGGRPSGGFRRSQHDSSPYRHHSNIHHNDRKHQRNHQGNNNNQQHHRNRDNDTRDNKQALIRSLTKILKEIYVTEPISKTFEKPKRMSEYVRRDKSKFCDFHDDFGHETNHCKALVDKVVPCLKHGDLKHLKPGKDESGGYKKEAEGMEKDKVIYDLSWEKKEVEKEPLLPYENLKAHLPHEPIFEI; from the coding sequence ATGGAGTTCCCGCCGTTACTAGAGGGCGTGGCTCGACAATGGTTCAACAACCTACCAACACCAGCTATAAGCTGTTATGATGATCTGCGGACGAGTTTCTTGCTTAACTTTCACAACATGCGCGCGACTCGAAGGACGCATGTTGAATGTCATGACATCAAACACGAGAGAGGGGAGTCTTTAGGGCAGTTTATCGACAGGTATTGTCAAGAGGTAGCTAGAATTCCCAACTGTACAGAATCACTAAAGTTGTACGGTTTCATACATGGGATCTGTCGGGAACGTCACGTGATGTTGTGGCAAAGGTTGAGGAAGCGCCCTCCAGAAACATTGGCGGAAGCGCTAAGGGAAGCGCACGAGCACATGCGCGCCGAGGAAGACACCACAAGGTACTCAAGTTACAAGGGCTCGGGCAACGGTCGGCGCGATGGCTACGATTCGCCCAGGGGTGGACGCCCGTCAGGTGGTTTTAGGAGAAGCCAACACGACTCTAGCCCCTACCGCCACCACAGCAACATTCACCACAATGATAGGAAACACCAGCGGAATCACCAAGGGAACAACAACAACCAACAACACCATCGGAACAGAGACAATGACACCAGGGATAACAAACAAGCTTTGATCAGGAGTCTCACGAAAATCCTGAAGGAGATTTACGTGACTGAGCCAATCTCCAAGACGTTTGAGAAGCCTAAGCGCATGTCCGAGTATGTGCGACGGGACAAGTCGAAGTTCTGTGACTTTCACGATGACTTCGGGCACGAAACCAATCACTGCAAAGCATTGGTTGATAAGGTAGTTCCATGCCTCAAGCACGGAGACCTGAAGCATTTGAAGCCGGGTAAAGACGAGTCAGGAGGGTACAAGAAGGAGGCCGAAGGAATGGAGAAGGATAAGGTCATTTACGACCTTTCGTGGGAAAAGAAGGAGGTTGAGAAGGAGCCACTGCTGCCGTACGAGAACTTAAAAGCGCATCTCCCACACGAGCCCATTTTCGAAATATAA
- the LOC139848564 gene encoding uncharacterized protein, with amino-acid sequence MEGGLIKNDDVQDDGVNICIGDQILHPQTSFRYLGSVLHKSGRINEDVSYRIKVGWLKWRAATGVLCDKKIPLKLKGKLFKVAIRPVMLYGSECWPMTKAQERRMKVAEMRMLRWACGKTRLDMIPNSVFRENLEVRSISDKLREGRLRWFGHVRRRPITAPVRRVEALTVDGVFRSVFDLSCFMLVCMYMLLVLSMPCSVPMVC; translated from the exons ATGGAGGGTGGCCTTATAAA GAACGACGATGTACAAGATGATGGAGTGAACATCTGCATTGGAGACCAGATCTTACATCCACAAACTTCGTTTAGATACCTAGGCTCGGTgctccacaaatcggggaggattAACGAAGACGTTTCGTACCGTATTAAGGTAGGGTGGctgaagtggagagcagcgacaGGGGTTttatgcgacaagaagatccccCTTAAGTTGAAAGGGAAATtattcaaggtggcaattagaccggTCATGTTATATGGATCAGAGTGTTGGCCCATGACGAAGGCGCAAGAGAGAAGAATGAaggtggcagagatgaggatgcttaggtgggctTGCGGTAAAACCAGGTTAGATATGATTCCAAATAGTGTTTTCAGGGAGAACCTGGAAGTTAGAAGCATCTCAGATAAGCTAAGAGAAGGACGGCTTCGttggtttgggcatgtgaggagGCGACCTATTACTGCCCCTgttaggagagtcgaggcacttACGGTCGAcggt GTTTTTAGGTCTGTGTTTGACTTGAGTTGTTTTATGCTGGTTTGTATGTATATGTTGTTAGTTCTTTCTATGCCCTGCTCTGTTCCTATG GTTTGTTAG